The following coding sequences lie in one Capsicum annuum cultivar UCD-10X-F1 chromosome 5, UCD10Xv1.1, whole genome shotgun sequence genomic window:
- the LOC107871147 gene encoding uncharacterized protein LOC107871147, whose translation MMFWRLVVLLIMLILISLEQSNARPLDNQVAPSPSSVAAANANLGTNQVPAVQPTASFGSGTCAGASSKCQDDHVSMIACVFPAQKGHEESFLFVHNTGENTLMLKVNVSSANKTSENIQIPRHGVKQIIIPSKLGVSSSITLDAGTGKCTIDIGRSIWQGYFNMPSYTMYVTPTYGVYLLGTTALLIGGIIVCCKLRKQDRHVDGVAYQELELGQPKPHSSTKLEISAEGWNESWDDDWDDEKEVKSPGGKTIS comes from the exons ATGATGTTTTGGAGATTGGTTGTGTTGCTGATTATGTTGATCTTGATTTCCTTGGAACAATCTAATGCACGCCCTTTAGATAATCAG GTAGCTCCATCACCAAGCTCCGTTGCTGCAGCTAACGCGAATTTAGGTACTAATCAAGTCCCTGCAGTTCAGCCAACGGCATCTTTTGGTAGTGGTACTTGTGCCGGAGCATCTAGTAAGTGTCAGGATGATCATGTTAGTATGATTGCCTGCGTTTTTCCTGCCCAGAAAG GACATGAAGAATCATTTCTTTTCGTTCACAACACTGGTGAGAACACTCTGATGTTGAAGGTCAATGTTTCATCTGCAAACAAAACTTCTGAGAATATTCAGATACCAAGACATGGTGTCAAGCAG ATTATTATCCCATCCAAACTTGGAGTGAGTTCGTCAATTACGCTAGACGCTGGAACTGGGAAATGTACTATTGATATTGGACGTTCAATATGGCAAGGCTACTTTAACATGCCATCGTATACCATGTATGTGACCCCAACATATGGGGTGTACTTGCTAGGTACGACTGCTCTTCTCATAGGAGGAATAATTGTCTGCTGCAAGTTAAGAAAACAGGATCGACATGTTGATGGTGTTGCATATCAGGAACTTGAACTGGGACAACCCAAACCTCATTCTTCCACTAAGTTAGAAATTTCCGCTGAAGGGTGGAACGAGAGTTGGGACGATGACTGGGATGACGAGAAGGAAGTGAAATCACCGGGTGGAAAAACCATATCATAA